GCGTGGGAATTATGTTTCTTGCAATTCATCTTGTCTGGCTCATTTCACACATGGGTGCTTATAGTTATTTTTGTTTTATGTATTTTTATCAACCCTTCTCATAGATGAATCTGTAATATCTTATGGTGGTCAGTTATAGGATTTGGATAATTATCTGCATTTGCCTATCTGGGATGTGATGCTAGAATATATATTATGCTAAGTCTGATTTAACAATGTTTAAGATCTTGGAGGCAGCCGACACCATGTTCTATCTCCTGGGATCATGCTAATGCTTAAATGAACTGCAGTAGAATAGCGGAAGTTGAAGCAAGTAAAGAAAAAATCATGCTAATGCTTATAGATTCTAGAAACAGTAACGTGATGAAATATGCACCTTAGTAGTCTTCACCTTTCTTGTTAACTACTACTTTCTTCTTTGGTCTGTGCTAATTATTTACTTTTTGGAAAATCTTTGCCATGTTTCATCTTGCTCTTCTCAACTTATTACAGTTGGATGATGGCTTGGAGTTCTCCTTCACTGATAAGAGGCGTTTTGCAAAAATACGATTGCTTGACAATGTAATATTCTTGTGATTCCTTGAAAACAAAATTTGTTCTCTCAATATGTGGTAACATTTTGTAATTTGTTTTTGTTATTATGTCTCTGTTTAATAGCCAGAAGCTGTCCCTCCAATTTCTGAACTTGGACCAGATGCCCTATGCGAACCAATGCAGCTTGATGATTTTGTACAATCTTTTGGTAGAAAGAATGCTCCAATAAAATCCCTTTTGCTTGATCAGGTATGATCTTAAGCTCCATACTCCGCTCAAACTGCTTGTCTGAATCAGAAGGAGTTATCCATATTATATTCAGTTATCCATATTATATTCAAAACTCAGTTATGAGCTTATAAGAAAGTGTTGTCAAACAACTAAAGAAATTTCTTGGCTTCGTTTCCAAATATTTCTAAACCTCAAGCACTGGTTAACATTTTTTACCAGTTAATTGATAGATTGTGGTTTAAGATAATCATGCAGTTGCCTCAGCACCAGCCACGCACAGCCATCCCTTTCATTCTTATTGTCAAGATATTTTTTAGCACAAAAACCTTTTAATTATGCCAATTCTTACACCCCCTTTTGTTGAATCATCTTTGCAGAGCTTTATGTCAGGAATCGGCAACTGGATGGCAGATGAGGTGCTTTATCAGGTCTGTTTCCCTGACATTGCTAAAACGCTTTGCTAGATCAAATTATAAGAGGCATTAGTCTTTTAATTTTTCTATCCTCTGTATTAATGCCTACTGCATAGAATGTATCATAGTTCTACCCTAGTGAGGTGATTTGTTATAAAGATCAATCGTATTTGTCTAATGATAGGTATAATGTGTCTCTTGGGCAAAATAGCCATATGTCATAGCTACTGTTCACACATGTGTTAGTACACCTCACCATCAGCAAATTCCTATTCATCAAGTCGCATGGACTCTCTACTCTGTAAAGAAAGGCTAATTTGTGAGGTACTATAGAAAATTGGCCCAAACTTGAGCAAGCCCTCTAGCAACACAGCCAGGGACAAGGTCAAGCCTTGTTATCCCCTTCGCGTTAACACTGATTCGCATTGCTATCTTCATCCACCTATCCCGTCCACCTGTGCTCATAAGTTTGGGCATCCGCAGTTTTGCAAACATGCTATTACTGTGGTACCATTTTTGTGTAAATCTTGAAGTTTCACCTTTTGCTTGATCTGGGTATAGGCAAGGATCCATCCTATGCAAACTTCATCGAAGATATCCAAGGAGAAGTGCAAGGCACTCCATCGGTGCATCAAAGAGGTTAGCTCGTGAACTGCGGTTGACCTGCAGTGTTATCCTTTGACCTTTGCTGGAAATGGATTTCAGTTGCAAAATAGTGAAAGACATCAATCCATTAAAATTTGGATGTTTGTTGTTTGTCCTGTAAAGCAATTAGCATGCAAAAGTAATCTTTTTATGTACTATTCTATATACACTAACCACATACTGATATTGAACAAATTTCAGAAAATTTGAATGTCAGATATTATTTTCTGCCACTTGCTTTGTTGTGCTTGTGCATGTGCTTGCACAGAGGCTTGAGTTGAATTACAACTGTAGGAGTCTGCTTTACCTGTACAATACTTGATCCCCATGCAATAAAACTAGTGACATTTCTAGCATGGCTGCAGTTATCTTTGTCCCTCCTTGTGCATGTTATTATGGTGGCAATTGTACTATATGGAAATCATGGTTTGCCTGTCTCTGGCAATTCTCCATAGGTGATTGAAAAATCCGTTGAAGTTGGTGCTGACAGCAACGAATTTCCAGAGAACTGGATATTTCATTCTAGGGAGAAGAAACCCGGCAAGGCCTTTGTGGATGGTCTGATAATTTACTCTtccacttttcttttcttttctggtgCACATACAGCACACCCGTGTTGTCTATCAGTGTTGAACGTTGCATTTGCTGCATGCAGGGAAGAAGATCGACTTTGTTACAGTAGGCGGCAGGGTAAGCTTCAGACTGAGCTCACCGTACTATGCCTTTCTTTTCGCGCGCTATGTTTTTTCAGACTTGCTGTCTTCTGCTCTTACTTGCGCTGTTGTTTGTTCAGACGTCGGCGTACGTTCCAGAGCTGCAGATGCTGGATGGGGCTGATGCTGCGGCAGCAAACAGGTCAAAGAAAGGCAGGGACAAGGTAGAGGAAAATGTGGGTAAAACATCAAAGAAAGGCCAGAAGGCTGCTCTGAAGGAAGGGGGGAAGGCGGCACAGAAGACAGAtgttgatgaagaggaagaggatgataaaCCAGCAAAGCGAAGAGCCAAGGGGGCAAAGGCCCTACCGAAGAAAGTGGTTA
The window above is part of the Triticum aestivum cultivar Chinese Spring chromosome 2A, IWGSC CS RefSeq v2.1, whole genome shotgun sequence genome. Proteins encoded here:
- the LOC123186976 gene encoding formamidopyrimidine-DNA glycosylase, whose amino-acid sequence is MPELPEVEAARLALEEHCVGKRIVRCSAAEDTKVIDGVAPSRLEAALVGRTIAAARRKGKNLWLVLDSPPSPSFQFGMAGAIYIKGVELSKYKRSAVSPTEEWPSKYSKLFVELDDGLEFSFTDKRRFAKIRLLDNPEAVPPISELGPDALCEPMQLDDFVQSFGRKNAPIKSLLLDQSFMSGIGNWMADEVLYQARIHPMQTSSKISKEKCKALHRCIKEVIEKSVEVGADSNEFPENWIFHSREKKPGKAFVDGKKIDFVTVGGRTSAYVPELQMLDGADAAAANRSKKGRDKVEENVGKTSKKGQKAALKEGGKAAQKTDVDEEEEDDKPAKRRAKGAKALPKKVVNTRADDHEEGEDEDEESKPAKRGRKRPAKGPSKKEGCSSDDEDSAGKEETVVAAKRPQRKKR